Proteins from one Malania oleifera isolate guangnan ecotype guangnan chromosome 4, ASM2987363v1, whole genome shotgun sequence genomic window:
- the LOC131153841 gene encoding uncharacterized protein LOC131153841, with product MENTMTYHEIKSTVQQYSESQQNKWGDSLTLKSIIELPARTFINIRSNPLDELKVIWKEWTPARRLKFSQTYGHICFLLHVSENIPAIKALVEFWNPPYRCFTMNGIDLTPTIEEYTSLLHLVKLQTPYKPYVYDASVSFVKEMYDAVGVKIQKTFSEGGAEVRKISWKQLKEIIEKEEKEEVQIHIMALAIYGLIIFPKELNMIDQATVSFVAQVRNGINPVQGILAETFRSLNNCRIRRRERLKCCVQLLYVWMVGHLSSNKGGFRSIFSVIRIPLAEFGDTQLKEQLDKSEWNTKMCGLIDSGVTWLAPWMVRSNMIYRCGNLPWVPLLGPWGGIAYAPLMVRRQLGAS from the coding sequence ATGGAGAACACAATGACTTACCATGAGATTAAGTCCACAGTACAACAATATTCAGAAAGTCAACAGAACAAGTGGGGTGACAGTCTTACTCTGAAATCTATCATCGAACTACCAGCTCGGACTTTCATCAACATAAGATCCAATCCGTTAGATGAGCTAAAAGTCATTTGGAAGGAATGGACCCCGGCACGCcgtttaaaattctctcaaacataTGGGCACATTTGTTTCTTGTTGCATGTATCGGAAAATATCCCTGCCATAAAAGCACTGGTCGAGTTCTGGAATCCACCATATCGTTGCTTTACAATGAATGGTATTGACTTGACACCAACCATCGAGGAGTATACTTCGCTTTTGCATCTAGTCAAGTTACAGACACCATACAAACCTTATGTGTATGATGCTAGTGTTTCGTTCGTGAAGGAGATGTACGATGCTGTCGGGGTCAAAATCCAGAAAACATTCTCAGAGGGAGGTGCAGAAGTAAGGAAAATCTCTTGGAAGCAGTTGAAAGAAATAatcgaaaaagaagaaaaagaagaggttcAGATACATATAATGGCATTAGCTATTTACGGTTTgatcatttttccaaaagaactaAACATGATCGATCAAGCTACTGTTTCGTTTGTAGCACAAGTACGAAACGGGATTAACCCCGTTCAAGGCATCCTGGCAGAAACCTTCAGATCACTCAACAACTGCAGAATCAGGAGGCGAGAACGTTTAAAATGTTGTGTGCAACTGTTATATGTCTGGATGGTAGGTCACTTATCGTCCAACAAAGGGGGCTTCCGTAGTATTTTCTCAGTGATCCGAATCCCTTTGGCTGAATTTGGGGATacccaattaaaggagcagttagaTAAATCTGAATGGAACACAAAAATGTGTGGTTTGATCGACTCAGGGGTAACTTGGCTGGCGCCATGGATGGTCCGCTCTAACATGATATATCGGTGTGGAAATCTTCCATGGGTCCCATTACTAGGCCCATGGGGAGGGATAGCATATGCCCCTTTGATGGTCAGAAGGCAATTGGGGGCATCTTAG